From Streptomyces sp. NBC_00683, one genomic window encodes:
- a CDS encoding class I SAM-dependent methyltransferase: MTGQPDRWAELTGGQAGEEYAQRFARLVESGHDIHGEAAFCAALLKPAARVLDAGCGTGRIAIRLAELGHHCTGVDVDSSMLAVARRDAPTQEWLLGDLARLDDLGLDPGFDLALAAGNVIPLLAPGTESAVVRQLAAALSPNGLLVTGMGLDAAHLPLAEPPVTIEEFDHWCTEAGLTLRQRYATWSGDPYEEGCGYAVSVHFRHDM, encoded by the coding sequence ATGACCGGGCAACCCGACCGTTGGGCGGAACTGACCGGCGGACAAGCTGGGGAAGAGTACGCTCAACGTTTCGCGCGGCTCGTCGAATCGGGCCACGACATCCACGGCGAGGCCGCGTTCTGCGCAGCGTTGTTGAAGCCGGCCGCCCGGGTACTCGATGCCGGCTGCGGCACCGGGCGGATCGCGATCCGACTCGCCGAGCTGGGCCACCACTGCACCGGTGTAGACGTCGACTCCTCGATGCTCGCCGTCGCCCGCCGCGACGCCCCCACCCAGGAGTGGCTCCTCGGCGACTTGGCCCGTCTGGATGACCTCGGCCTTGATCCGGGCTTCGACCTGGCGCTCGCCGCCGGCAACGTCATCCCCCTGCTGGCCCCCGGCACCGAGTCAGCCGTCGTCCGTCAACTGGCTGCCGCATTGAGCCCCAACGGTCTGCTGGTCACGGGCATGGGACTGGATGCGGCACACCTGCCACTGGCCGAACCGCCGGTGACCATTGAAGAGTTCGACCACTGGTGTACCGAGGCCGGTCTGACCTTGCGGCAGCGCTACGCCACCTGGAGCGGCGATCCCTATGAAGAAGGATGCGGATACGCCGTGAGCGTCCATTTCCGCCACGACATGTGA
- a CDS encoding DUF1330 domain-containing protein, which yields MPAYGFAHLRSRRNHSDIIEYLERIQATLDPFAGRFVIHGPPVEVVEGTWPGSMVLIEFPSLAEARAWYDSPAYRAILNLRTDHVEGDLVLIEGVGPNYDPAERARTLRAEAGRAGQATT from the coding sequence GTGCCCGCGTACGGTTTCGCCCATCTCCGCAGCCGCCGGAATCACTCCGACATCATCGAGTACCTGGAGCGCATCCAGGCAACCCTCGACCCCTTCGCCGGCCGCTTCGTCATCCACGGTCCGCCGGTCGAGGTCGTGGAGGGTACGTGGCCCGGCAGCATGGTGCTGATCGAGTTCCCCAGCCTGGCCGAAGCCCGTGCCTGGTACGACTCTCCCGCCTACCGGGCCATCCTGAATTTGCGCACCGACCACGTGGAGGGCGACCTGGTGCTGATCGAGGGCGTCGGTCCGAACTACGACCCGGCCGAGCGAGCTCGCACGTTGCGGGCAGAAGCAGGCCGAGCGGGCCAGGCGACCACGTAA
- a CDS encoding cytochrome P450, giving the protein MLRAVTPTWRSTERDVPPATSSVCATRPTTAWKGTSIVTTHLQLPPAAPGGLPLLGHALSLAGGSSRLEFLQRLRPLGPIVRITVGPKSLMVVNDPDLIHELLTGRLTKSLDKGLLFAKLKLFGKDALPVAEGARHMQRRRLVQPTLHHKQVSGYVDAMSKTIEQTIAPWHDGETLDLKTEMQLITQSVITETLFSSHPPRDEAGTILRSVDTVFMAALQRALLPLRVLERLPTPGNRRLKKASDILRRTVEDIIAAHRNQPDAYDDVVSLLLNLTDESGAPLEDDDILSEITGLLAAGSETTAVVMAWLFYELARNPDLEERLHREIDSVLDGAPLTAEHIPQLAFTGRLVTETLRLYSPAWLVTRRTTSDVRLGEFDLPAGTDLIFSPYTMHRDPDLYPDPQRFDPDRWLPERTQPPQNAFIPFGAGKRMCMGDRFAVTEAVSIAVLVASRWRLRLAEGPTVRPIGAITTHPSWLRMVAETRAPITADA; this is encoded by the coding sequence ATGCTGCGCGCGGTCACACCGACGTGGAGATCGACCGAACGTGACGTACCCCCCGCAACCTCGTCGGTATGCGCAACAAGACCAACCACGGCATGGAAAGGAACAAGCATCGTGACTACTCACCTTCAACTTCCCCCGGCAGCCCCCGGCGGGCTTCCGCTTCTCGGACACGCTCTGTCCCTCGCGGGCGGAAGCTCCCGGCTCGAATTCCTGCAACGGCTGCGTCCCCTTGGACCCATCGTGCGTATCACCGTGGGTCCGAAGTCCTTGATGGTGGTCAACGACCCCGACCTCATACATGAGTTGCTCACCGGACGCCTGACGAAGAGTCTCGACAAGGGCCTTCTCTTCGCGAAGCTGAAACTCTTCGGCAAGGACGCCCTGCCCGTCGCGGAAGGCGCAAGGCATATGCAGCGTCGGCGGCTCGTGCAGCCCACCTTGCACCACAAGCAGGTCAGCGGCTACGTCGACGCGATGAGCAAGACGATCGAGCAGACCATCGCACCCTGGCACGACGGCGAGACACTGGACCTCAAAACGGAGATGCAGCTGATCACTCAGTCGGTGATCACGGAGACGCTGTTCTCATCGCACCCGCCGCGCGACGAGGCAGGCACCATCCTGAGAAGCGTCGACACGGTCTTCATGGCAGCTCTTCAGCGTGCTCTCCTGCCGCTGCGAGTGCTGGAACGCCTGCCGACACCCGGTAATCGCCGACTCAAGAAGGCCAGCGACATCCTGCGTCGGACGGTCGAGGACATCATCGCGGCACACAGGAACCAACCTGACGCATACGACGACGTCGTCTCACTGCTCCTGAACCTCACGGACGAGAGCGGAGCGCCCCTGGAGGACGACGACATCCTGTCCGAGATCACCGGACTGCTGGCTGCGGGATCCGAGACGACCGCCGTCGTCATGGCGTGGCTGTTCTACGAACTGGCCCGCAACCCCGACCTCGAGGAACGACTGCACCGCGAGATCGACTCCGTGCTCGATGGTGCTCCACTGACAGCCGAGCACATACCCCAACTCGCCTTCACCGGCCGACTCGTTACGGAGACCCTGCGTCTGTACTCCCCTGCGTGGCTCGTGACTCGGCGAACCACCTCAGATGTGCGGCTGGGCGAGTTCGATCTGCCAGCGGGCACAGACCTGATATTCAGCCCTTACACAATGCATCGCGATCCTGACCTGTACCCCGACCCGCAGCGCTTCGACCCCGACCGTTGGCTGCCGGAACGAACTCAACCACCGCAAAACGCGTTCATCCCCTTCGGTGCCGGCAAGCGGATGTGCATGGGTGACAGGTTCGCGGTAACCGAGGCAGTTTCCATTGCCGTCCTTGTCGCATCCCGTTGGCGGCTTCGGCTGGCGGAGGGACCCACCGTACGACCCATTGGGGCGATCACCACTCATCCGTCGTGGCTTCGCATGGTCGCCGAGACCAGGGCACCGATCACCGCAGACGCATAG
- a CDS encoding glycosyltransferase, translated as MTGQSAVAASQSSCDYKVLWPTAGVYEEPNPYSVIVKTKQAGDIVGAPGPGCEYASWVDNSYNVTYARVSTDAAADGVGWMRYEALVRV; from the coding sequence GTGACTGGGCAGAGTGCCGTGGCGGCGTCGCAGTCCAGCTGCGACTACAAGGTCCTGTGGCCGACGGCCGGCGTGTACGAGGAACCGAACCCCTACAGCGTGATCGTGAAGACCAAGCAGGCCGGTGACATAGTGGGTGCACCCGGCCCTGGCTGCGAATACGCCAGTTGGGTCGACAACTCGTACAACGTGACATACGCGCGGGTCAGTACTGACGCGGCGGCCGACGGAGTGGGCTGGATGCGGTACGAGGCACTCGTCCGCGTCTGA
- a CDS encoding FKBP-type peptidyl-prolyl cis-trans isomerase: protein MSELTKPGIDLPEGDAPTELTIRDLVVGDGLEAKPGRVVQVHYVGVTFESGREFDTSWDRGQTFKFAVGGGKVIKGWDRGVRGMKVGGRREIIVPPRLGYGNQSPSPLIPAGSTLVFVVDLLSVAV from the coding sequence ATGAGTGAACTGACGAAGCCCGGGATCGACCTTCCGGAGGGTGACGCTCCCACCGAGCTGACAATCCGCGACCTCGTCGTCGGGGATGGGCTTGAGGCGAAGCCGGGCAGGGTTGTCCAGGTTCACTACGTCGGGGTCACCTTCGAGTCCGGAAGAGAATTCGACACTTCCTGGGACCGGGGCCAGACGTTCAAGTTCGCCGTGGGCGGTGGCAAGGTCATCAAGGGCTGGGACCGTGGGGTCAGAGGGATGAAGGTCGGTGGCCGGCGCGAGATCATCGTTCCCCCGCGCCTCGGCTACGGCAACCAGTCTCCGTCGCCGTTGATCCCTGCGGGCTCGACACTCGTCTTCGTAGTAGACCTGCTCTCCGTCGCAGTCTGA
- a CDS encoding VOC family protein yields MAIQRMDNVGIVVEDLDAAIAFFVELGMELEGKAEVEGLVADQCTGLDGVHCDIAMVRTPDGHSRLELAKYRSPAAISNEPRNRPHNILGTHRVMFAVDDIEDTVARLRPHGAELLGEIARFEDSYLLCYLRGPEGIIVGLAEQLH; encoded by the coding sequence ATGGCGATTCAGCGGATGGACAACGTCGGCATCGTCGTCGAGGACTTGGATGCCGCCATCGCGTTCTTCGTGGAACTCGGTATGGAGCTGGAGGGCAAGGCGGAGGTCGAGGGCCTCGTCGCCGACCAGTGCACCGGACTCGACGGCGTCCACTGTGACATCGCGATGGTTCGTACCCCGGACGGTCACAGCCGGCTCGAGCTGGCGAAGTACCGCAGCCCCGCGGCGATCAGCAACGAGCCGCGCAACCGGCCGCACAACATCCTGGGTACGCACCGGGTCATGTTCGCCGTCGACGACATCGAGGACACCGTTGCCCGCCTGCGCCCTCACGGTGCCGAACTCCTCGGCGAGATCGCCCGGTTCGAGGACAGCTATCTGCTCTGCTACCTCCGCGGCCCGGAAGGCATCATCGTCGGACTGGCCGAGCAACTGCACTGA